A window of Chitinispirillum alkaliphilum contains these coding sequences:
- a CDS encoding Polysaccharide export lipoprotein, protein MKIKEKVLLLVVALSGLFVHSQATIIDIGDVVDIRVVGYPELSGRYTVGNNGSITYPLLADEIIVNVTTSELMNDLVFRLAGHIEHPLVLVSIVEKPEIAITVLGQVADPGPVIVRDGASIQEVIQKAGGILPSANLERVKLLKGGRSDHFYDINLKEFFLRGEVEDMPTLNDQDVVVVLKQDINRKVKVLGAVQKPGAFELDGETNVFELIYLAGGPSENADLTRVRRLSSGVDEKTIEEVLDIQELIDKGDMDNMPQVNEGDVILVYSRWFDWKTMLSIMNNALLFIVVVQSFIGLFD, encoded by the coding sequence ATGAAAATCAAAGAAAAAGTATTATTACTAGTAGTAGCTCTTTCTGGACTGTTTGTACATTCTCAGGCAACCATAATTGATATAGGAGATGTGGTTGACATCAGGGTTGTAGGCTATCCAGAATTGTCCGGAAGGTATACTGTAGGTAACAATGGGAGTATAACATATCCTCTTCTTGCAGATGAGATAATTGTAAATGTTACCACTTCGGAACTTATGAATGATCTGGTTTTCAGGCTTGCGGGTCATATTGAGCATCCTCTTGTACTTGTGTCTATAGTTGAAAAGCCTGAAATAGCCATAACCGTACTCGGGCAGGTTGCAGATCCCGGACCCGTTATAGTACGTGACGGCGCTTCGATTCAGGAAGTAATCCAGAAAGCTGGTGGGATTTTGCCCTCAGCCAATCTTGAGCGGGTCAAGCTTTTGAAAGGAGGACGCTCGGATCATTTTTATGACATAAATCTCAAGGAGTTCTTTCTTAGGGGCGAAGTGGAAGATATGCCCACCCTTAACGACCAGGATGTAGTGGTTGTTCTTAAACAGGATATTAACCGTAAAGTTAAAGTGCTTGGGGCTGTTCAAAAGCCAGGAGCATTTGAACTGGATGGTGAGACAAATGTGTTTGAGCTGATTTATCTTGCAGGTGGCCCTTCTGAAAATGCCGATCTCACACGTGTCAGGCGTTTGTCTTCCGGAGTGGATGAAAAAACAATCGAAGAGGTTTTGGATATTCAGGAGCTTATTGATAAGGGGGATATGGATAACATGCCCCAGGTGAATGAAGGAGATGTGATTTTGGTTTATTCGAGATGGTTTGACTGGAAGACCATGCTTTCAATAATGAATAATGCACTTTTGTTTATTGTGGTTGTTCAGAGTTTTATAGGATTGTTCGATTGA
- a CDS encoding capsular exopolysaccharide family protein: MNGINETLISSRPALKDYLAIMMRRRLIIFFAFISVAASTYFYVDSIEDVFEAYSTVVIEDQGVSVNPLMQTNVRPLSFYEGILNSRSFLEMLLDSIGVEIFSEVFPEYSRDQIRGYIHSNISLRRTPYSSFLRLNARGKTKEMAYMIAGIGTELLRDRCQEVESEESRRALKEIENQLGLIRDNLEEAEYEYRKFKDRTGQIQDGTTPGLKTLQEAYGSSLANLGLKEADLEAERNQLANLENKITPDRQRSPEFLRLRSRLRELETERMRLENLGIRFSGLSNIDREIKDTERQLLQFQRQTSSVDPAVMRQWQELRKSVINKEAELELFKRRLDSYENAIQTYKQGNPHMLSESLELIRLQRSREVYENIYNILLSKAEEQRIKSRSSGMGLKIVDMPEMPQAPMPKNEAGYYTLGILLGLGLGISLAFLAEYNDTTIKTNEDVEKYLRLSVLGTIPHIVCNKKKDIEVRRFSSKKKDKLTVNQYPRQVFTFTGDDSVITEAYRSLRTNLSFVSPDNPVQTVLLTSAGPGEGKSLTVSNLAMAYAQMGKKILLVDADLRRPVQHHIFGMKREPGFSELFIDNPDYEKIIRPTGRENLYLISAGIFTPNPAELVGSQKMVQIIDDLKARFDMIFFDTPPIIAVTDAALLGTKVDGLLMVIKSHHTDRDIAYRAMNSLKNIGVKIYGTVLNDINLSDRYTSYGYYKYYYHYYKTKKD, encoded by the coding sequence ATGAATGGAATAAATGAAACACTGATCTCAAGCAGACCTGCTCTTAAAGATTATCTGGCAATCATGATGCGCCGGAGGTTAATCATATTCTTTGCCTTCATTTCTGTGGCCGCTTCTACCTATTTCTATGTGGATTCTATTGAGGATGTATTCGAGGCTTATTCTACGGTAGTTATAGAGGATCAGGGTGTATCTGTAAACCCGTTGATGCAGACCAATGTTAGGCCCCTGAGTTTTTATGAGGGGATTCTTAACAGCAGATCTTTTTTGGAAATGTTGCTTGACAGTATAGGTGTGGAAATTTTCAGTGAAGTTTTCCCCGAATATTCCAGAGATCAGATAAGAGGATATATACACTCAAACATATCTTTAAGAAGAACCCCTTATTCTTCCTTTTTAAGACTTAACGCAAGGGGTAAAACAAAAGAGATGGCCTATATGATTGCGGGTATAGGCACTGAGCTTTTAAGGGACAGATGCCAGGAAGTTGAAAGCGAAGAGTCCAGAAGGGCGCTGAAAGAAATTGAAAATCAACTAGGGCTGATAAGAGACAATCTTGAGGAAGCGGAATACGAATACAGGAAGTTTAAGGACAGAACCGGGCAGATCCAGGACGGCACGACCCCTGGACTAAAAACTCTGCAGGAAGCATATGGGTCAAGTCTGGCGAATTTAGGGCTTAAGGAAGCAGATCTGGAAGCGGAAAGAAACCAGCTTGCAAACCTTGAGAATAAGATCACCCCGGACAGGCAGCGTTCACCTGAATTCCTTCGTCTCAGATCTCGCCTCAGAGAGTTGGAAACGGAGCGGATGCGCCTTGAAAATCTGGGCATAAGGTTTTCTGGGCTGTCAAATATAGACAGAGAAATCAAGGATACAGAACGTCAGCTTTTGCAGTTTCAGAGACAAACATCTTCCGTAGATCCTGCTGTCATGCGCCAGTGGCAGGAATTGCGCAAATCTGTAATCAATAAGGAAGCTGAATTGGAGTTGTTCAAAAGGAGATTGGATTCCTACGAAAACGCTATTCAGACTTACAAACAGGGCAATCCTCACATGCTTAGCGAATCTCTTGAGCTAATTCGGCTACAGAGGTCAAGAGAAGTCTATGAGAATATTTATAATATACTCCTCAGTAAAGCCGAGGAACAGCGTATAAAAAGTCGCTCCAGTGGCATGGGACTTAAAATAGTGGATATGCCTGAAATGCCTCAGGCTCCAATGCCAAAAAACGAAGCTGGTTATTATACACTTGGAATTCTTTTAGGTCTGGGTTTAGGGATTTCACTGGCTTTTCTCGCAGAATACAACGATACGACAATTAAGACAAATGAAGATGTGGAAAAATATCTAAGGCTGTCTGTATTGGGGACTATCCCGCATATCGTGTGCAATAAAAAGAAGGATATAGAAGTTCGAAGGTTTTCGTCCAAAAAGAAAGATAAGCTCACAGTAAACCAGTACCCAAGGCAGGTTTTTACGTTTACCGGTGATGATTCTGTTATTACTGAAGCTTACAGATCACTTAGAACGAATTTGTCTTTTGTCAGCCCCGACAATCCGGTTCAGACTGTGCTGCTCACCTCCGCTGGTCCAGGAGAAGGTAAATCACTGACCGTATCAAACCTGGCTATGGCTTATGCGCAAATGGGAAAGAAAATACTTCTTGTGGATGCTGATTTGCGAAGACCGGTTCAGCATCATATTTTTGGAATGAAACGGGAACCTGGATTCAGTGAACTGTTTATCGATAATCCCGATTATGAAAAAATCATAAGACCTACAGGGAGAGAAAACCTGTATTTGATATCTGCTGGTATTTTCACCCCTAACCCCGCAGAGCTGGTAGGTTCACAAAAGATGGTTCAGATTATCGATGACCTTAAAGCCCGCTTTGATATGATATTTTTTGATACTCCGCCAATTATTGCAGTTACCGATGCTGCCCTGCTTGGAACAAAAGTTGACGGACTACTCATGGTTATTAAGTCTCATCATACTGATCGGGATATAGCATATCGGGCTATGAATTCATTGAAAAATATCGGAGTAAAAATATATGGAACTGTTTTAAATGATATCAACCTCTCAGATCGATATACAAGTTACGGATATTATAAATATTACTATCATTATTATAAGACAAAAAAAGACTGA